In the genome of Parus major isolate Abel chromosome 2, Parus_major1.1, whole genome shotgun sequence, one region contains:
- the OLAH gene encoding S-acyl fatty acid synthase thioesterase, medium chain has translation MERLVSCVQRRPDALCRLICFPWSGGGTSQLAQWGRLFNDSIEVFCIRLPGRQTHLEKPFAKDMASIVTEVTSALLKELKEKPFAFFGHSFGTYTSFAVALHLKAKYGLEPVHLFMSAAHAPNSAVHFALKSMVIPEENDELLACMEILGGNYDLPHDEDTRKNMALNFREDIRIFKTFSFEKAEMIPFSCDITYFSGSDDKVYDAQGWRELTSGDTAFYELPGDHFYLLQPSNESFLIKHITRCIENAGL, from the exons atggaaaggCTGGTTTCTTGTGTACAAAGAAGGCCAGATGCTCTTTGTAGACTGATTTGCTTTCCATGGTCTGGAGGTGGAACTTCACAACTTGCTCAATGGGGCAGACTCTTCAATGACTCAATTGAAG TGTTCTGTATAAGGCTTCCTGGAAGACAAACTCATCTTGAGAAGCCTTTTGCAAAAGACATGGCAAGCATAGTTACTGAAGTTACAAGTGCTTTGTTAaaagaattgaaagaaaaaccatttgcattttttggtcacag TTTTGGAACTTACACAAGTTTTGCTGTTGCACTTCATTTGAAAGCAAAGTACGGATTGGAGCCAGTCCATCTTTTCATGTCAGCAGCACATGCTCCAAAT TCTGCAGTACATTTTGCCCTCAAAAGCATGGTCATACCTGAAGAAAATGATGAACTTCTTGCATGTATGGAGATTCTAGGAGGAAATTATGACCTTCCACATGATGAAGACACTAGGAAAAATATGGCACTTAATTTCAGAGAAGACATTAGaatttttaagacattttc ATTTGAGAAGGCAGAAATGATCCCTTTCTCCTGTGATATTACCTACTTTTCTGGATCTGATGATAAAGTATATGATGCACAAG GTTGGCGAGAACTAACGAGTGGAGATACTGCCTTTTATGAGCTTCCTGGAGATCACTTTTATCTGCTGCAACCATCTAATGAAAGTTTCTTGATAAAACACATCACAAGATGCATAGAAAATGCTGGTTTATGA